AATAATGTCGATCGAGTCTGCCGCCACCTCCTTTGTCCACTTCTCGACCGCCCCTTCACCTCCTCgtaagtaaacaatttttttccaccCGTGTGCTTCTTCAGGGAAGTGAACAAATGGTAATCTGAAGGCGCCAGGTCGGGGAATACGGAGGGCGGTTCAAAACATCTCATCCAAATGAGcccaaaatatgttttgcgACATTGGCTGTGTGGGGTCTGGAGTTGTGCAGCAGGCAGACTCCTCTTGTTAACAGACCCttccttttattttgaatagctCTCCTCAATTTTTATAGGGTTTCACAATACCTTGCTGCTTTGATGGTCTCACCCTGAGGTAAATATTCAACCAATATGACGTCTTTGTGGTCCCATAACACTGATGCCATGATTTTTTTGACTGAAATCGGTTTTGAACTTTTTGGTTGAGGGTGTTCGGACTGTCTCTTGGTTTCAGGCATATAGTGTGCAACCCAAGTTTCATCTCCAGTAACAATAGACTTGAGAAAATGATCACCCTCTAGTTTATAGCATTCCATAGAGGTAATGAATGACGGCGCGGATTTCGCACTTGGCGGCAAACTCGATCGACATGTTTCACGAGAAAAATTCTTGTGACCACAGTTTTCAACTTACTGAACTTGTGATGGTCTTGTTATAAACGAGAGGAGTAAAGCTATACAGCAGTGTAGCGgacatagtaaaaaaatatttcctgcGGTCGTGAGAGCCTTAGTACACTTACTTTCTGGATATGCCTCgtagttataacatattaacgatatttttattaataaagaaccacctatattgattaaaatgttcaataccTTAAATGGCTAAaatcatagaaatatataaaaaaataaattgttattattaaaataattattatcattattatttacatacttcAATCTACTGAATACTGTTACTTTATACCATTAGCAGTTTATTTTGGCGTTTTTTAGATTCTAGTTGAAGCAATGAATTTATTGGTGTTactatgtgtgtgtatttttatttttatttttgtctgcAATCACCTTCAGGGACAGTgaaaatgctttgattttaaactttgaCGATGGTTCTGATTGCAAATTTGtgttgaacatattattttaatgttaacgattaatatatgatatattgtaataataatcagcATAATAGATATGTTTAAGCTTTAACATTTAgcttattttgtttcataaacagATAACCAAAAGCCATGCAATTGTATATCAGCAAACTTTATTGCTCTCCAGAATGCTGGCTGGCAAATATACATAAGTGCGCTCAACAACGAGTAAGTCGTTTTTCATGAtccaaaaagttataaaatatatgatcaaACAGTTAAGCtatcatcataaattataatacacaaactatttttttacgcTTTCacgtactattatattatattcagcaCTTCTCAATTAACTGTCGATATGGGAGGCGCGTCGTTCACGCCGCCTGGATGTACAACAGAAATACAAGGTTTCATTTACAGCCGTAAGcaataaacatattgtattataatatcattatacattgtatacatatatactaatactactttgtattctataaactaacctatataatatatataggttagtgcttgtataattaaaatgaaaaaggaGGAAGGGGTTACACGGGGTAGAgctttgtttttacttttttttttgcatatttcttctttttattactaaagtaCATCCCTCACTTCTATTCCGTTAGGTAATTGTCAGATGATCTATTGGTTACAAcatctatttttcaaatttgattttacataggtagttatcgatatttattatgcatttagatttttagtttagtttatttgataacaaattttatgtcGCAAACCGGTACTTCACAACACAGTAATATCATTCATATTGTTTATGCCACCAGAAGAGACTGGActcaaattatgttttaaaatctttttactACTGCTATATGCAGTATGGTTTGGGTATGGTTTTttgatgtttaattttaaaacaaacgtatataagaaattgtattttgcataaaaatgtcTACTTTTATGTAATGTGAATAttccatataataatttaatatttctctgTCTTCTTCTATAATTTTCTCAATTCGACTTTCGAACACTatgatttaactatataactaataaaatctaattatgttttattttattatcaaaaatcggtttttatgtgaaaagaacaacttactataataatagataacggTTTATTTTTAGGAGCTACAATGGCATCGAGCGTATTATCAAAATCAAGTTGCGGACTTTCTGAAAACGTTCATGGAAATACATGTTAGTAGATACGCAAGATGACTTGGGTTTGATGTAACATCAAACATATTCattagacaaaaataataaactaattaataaaatatgataattttttagtttttttgacgTTCAAAATGACCATTATCGCTTCTAATctcgaatatttttatatgatcacCTCATTTACCACAAGTAAGGATTTGTATTTAAACGACTATAAgagcttatatattattaaaacatatttttttcgtaataagtaatttgtaatagccaataggtacataaatgaTTACTGGTTATAGACGTAAGACGTTATAGTagagcatattataattattaatcagtaTAGTTAAGTCTTCtaatcttataaattactttaaactttaaaagtttaaagtaattttaaaattttctaaaatcaatttttgttatacttcACTACTTGTGCATAATCCAAGCAccgaaaaaatatgcattaggtacaacataataaacataattatatgagATTTAGATAATTCGTACTTCATTACTTTGTTACATAAGacgtcattaaaataattattattttaatggctGTCGTGCCGCAttacttaattgttttttttttaaattttagatacaaATCCGAACACTCAAACAGTTATATGGTGCCGTAAGAAAACTCCTGGCAAAAAAACTATTTGGACCCAAATAGATCAGCACATGAAAAGACTTAATTTGGATATCCATAAATTAAGTTTCATTAATCAAATAGGTTGCACATATCCAACGCAAAATCAATGcaacgaaatatttttctgttaatAATCAAAACTGCTATACCATACTGTAAGTTAATTATGTAGCAGTAAaacacaatgtataatatattatatgtattattgtattaaacaactaaaattattaaacatcaaatatatattattattatttatatcaaatattttttaaaattataataatacaacgatgtaatgttttcaaaagtttaaaataaagttataaggattatataacataatattcaacatcgaatataccataatattaccatCATACTCAACAATATTGTCTTAAGTAATTGATTACCACTAATAGCACTAACtcctattatattacaaaaaggtataatatagttctGAAATAATAGgcaaactaattatttaatttatgcatttattgGCAACGGCATCATGATTACATTTTAGGGTCGTCGACAGATACGAGttcgaatataattattaattattatgtctattcagttgattataaaaagataaaataaatcctaagtataattgttaatttacgaGGAATGCAAAAAGCAATaactttgtaatatatatgagGTTTAGTTCCTATAGGCTTGTTCCTCCTCAAAAtcgtattatagtaattaataattaataaacaaattgaattGTGGCCACCGAACGTAAGTAACCGATTTGTTACAATCACATCATCACAAGTATTTCTTTTATTCCaagttattatacatgtatataatatttttttaagaaattatctCAAGtagaacattatttaaattaacaaataaaccaGTTGTTTGTCCATTTGTCTATATCTGACTAATATCAGTAATAtctgtacataatatcatttgtATCCTAAAATCACTCACTTGACAAACTGCATCGTTAAAAAATCTGTAGTGATATCCGGAATTTCCGTCACAACGAGCGAGGTCGTGAACTCGTGACTATACAACAGCAGTTTCATTATTGACAAAATggcatatgatattattattattatagctgaaactttaaaatttaataaacgatctttttaattatagttcatACTGGAaccaaataatctaaaaatacataaacttgtttttttttatcttccttgaatttaataaagttaaaaaaatatgtttattaagaaCCACTAATctcttttgaatattaataactatactgTCTATACACTCCATTCGCCGAGAGAATATAGATACGTAcatcagtggcgtatttaggaGTTTGTCTAGGGGGGATATACGTTGGCA
This sequence is a window from Rhopalosiphum maidis isolate BTI-1 chromosome 1, ASM367621v3, whole genome shotgun sequence. Protein-coding genes within it:
- the LOC113556753 gene encoding uncharacterized protein LOC113556753 codes for the protein MSNYLSLFSMILIFQGQCFYGIHGEDQPITNITGMWYAVMASPCSDGKDCNIFSNNQKPCNCISANFIALQNAGWQIYISALNNDTSQLTVDMGGASFTPPGCTTEIQGFIYSRATMASSVLSKSSCGLSENVHGNTFFLTFKMTIIASNLEYFYMITSFTTNTNPNTQTVIWCRKKTPGKKTIWTQIDQHMKRLNLDIHKLSFINQIGCTYPTQNQCNEIFFC